One Candidatus Bathyarchaeota archaeon genomic window carries:
- a CDS encoding phosphoribosylanthranilate isomerase, with the protein MSTVKVKICGITREEDLEAACRFGADMVGFVVEVPSSPRNLSIERAEYLFRLVPHNVKSVLVTVPSSLDQLLETYKRVKPDIIQLHGDGVKDYDLLREKLPKVFLVKALAIGYDAVTKAVDLMPFFDGFHADTHSAGKHGGTGIVHDWNLSRRLKEVVHPKPVILAGGLNPWNVRDAIRTVKPYAVDVSSGVESKPGIKDHLLMEAFIRNAKNESFKTVRRKAV; encoded by the coding sequence ATGAGTACTGTAAAAGTGAAAATCTGTGGCATAACCCGTGAAGAGGACTTGGAAGCCGCTTGCCGCTTCGGCGCAGACATGGTTGGCTTCGTTGTTGAAGTTCCATCATCACCGAGAAATTTAAGCATCGAGAGAGCCGAATATCTGTTCCGACTTGTACCCCACAATGTTAAAAGCGTGCTGGTAACGGTGCCATCCAGCCTAGACCAGCTTTTAGAAACTTACAAGCGAGTGAAACCGGACATAATACAGCTTCATGGCGATGGTGTCAAAGACTATGATCTTCTACGCGAAAAGCTTCCCAAGGTTTTCCTTGTTAAGGCTTTAGCGATAGGATATGATGCAGTAACAAAAGCAGTGGATCTAATGCCATTTTTTGATGGTTTCCATGCTGACACTCACAGTGCAGGGAAGCATGGTGGAACTGGAATTGTTCACGATTGGAATTTGAGTCGACGGTTAAAGGAGGTTGTTCATCCAAAGCCTGTTATATTGGCTGGGGGGCTTAATCCATGGAATGTAAGAGACGCCATCAGAACTGTCAAGCCATACGCTGTGGATGTCTCTTCGGGCGTTGAATCAAAGCCGGGAATTAAGGATCATTTGCTTATGGAGGCATTTATAAGAAACGCCAAGAACGAGTCTTTCAAAACTGTTAGACGTAAAGCTGTTTAG